One genomic segment of Streptomyces sp. NBC_00239 includes these proteins:
- a CDS encoding cytochrome P450 yields MTETAGLPAHLAHPFSPAGRIDPYPAYDWLRAHDPVHRDPMTGVWLVTGYADCAALLKDPAFSAAAGQRERSRDDDLPVSMLTTDGADHTRLRAPGALLLGPAALASVSDAIAADADALLDRAVERGMPVDAVEELGAPLATAVLARLFGLAEDQRATLAQLARAASVNLDPLAPPHVARLGRAAMGELTRFLDAHAAWADPGCPLGRLAADPRLTRPEMLGVLGLAVVGGWQPLAEAVGNALYWLLPRPDVRAALRTAGPDAAETAVDELLRLEAPIPFTARVTARDAELPGGPIPAGQRVLAVVAAANRDPAVFADPGELVWDRRPNPHLAFGGGPHFCLAARLVKQSGAVLLGRIVRRFPEAVIAGPDPRWAPSLIPRRLAALPVALGTDVRDADVRDAAGLEGAHA; encoded by the coding sequence GCCGGGCGCATCGACCCGTACCCGGCCTATGACTGGCTGCGGGCCCACGACCCCGTGCACCGCGACCCGATGACCGGCGTGTGGCTGGTCACCGGGTACGCCGACTGCGCGGCGCTGCTCAAGGACCCGGCGTTCTCCGCGGCCGCGGGCCAGCGCGAGCGGTCCCGGGACGACGACCTGCCGGTGTCCATGCTGACCACGGACGGCGCCGACCACACCCGGCTGCGCGCGCCCGGCGCCCTGCTGCTCGGCCCGGCCGCCCTGGCGTCCGTCTCCGACGCGATCGCCGCGGACGCCGACGCCCTGCTCGACCGGGCCGTGGAGCGCGGCATGCCCGTCGATGCCGTGGAGGAACTCGGCGCGCCGCTGGCGACCGCCGTCCTGGCGAGGCTCTTCGGCCTCGCCGAGGACCAGCGCGCGACGCTGGCCCAGCTGGCCCGCGCCGCGTCCGTCAACCTCGACCCGCTCGCCCCGCCGCACGTCGCCCGCCTGGGCCGGGCCGCCATGGGCGAGCTGACCCGCTTCCTCGACGCGCACGCCGCGTGGGCCGACCCGGGCTGCCCGCTCGGCCGGCTGGCCGCCGACCCCCGGCTGACCCGGCCCGAGATGCTGGGCGTCCTCGGTCTCGCCGTCGTCGGTGGCTGGCAGCCGCTCGCGGAAGCCGTCGGCAACGCCCTGTACTGGCTGCTGCCGCGCCCCGACGTACGGGCGGCCCTGCGCACCGCCGGTCCGGACGCGGCCGAGACCGCCGTGGACGAGCTGCTGCGGCTCGAAGCGCCGATCCCCTTCACCGCCCGCGTCACCGCCCGCGACGCCGAGCTGCCGGGCGGCCCCATCCCCGCCGGGCAGCGGGTCCTCGCGGTGGTCGCCGCCGCCAACCGGGACCCGGCCGTCTTCGCCGACCCCGGCGAGCTGGTGTGGGACCGGCGGCCCAACCCGCACCTCGCCTTCGGCGGCGGCCCGCACTTCTGCCTGGCCGCCCGCCTGGTCAAACAGTCCGGAGCGGTGCTCCTCGGCAGGATCGTCCGACGCTTCCCCGAGGCCGTCATCGCGGGCCCGGACCCGCGCTGGGCCCCGTCCCTGATCCCGCGCCGCCTCGCCGCCCTCCCCGTCGCCCTGGGCACGGACGTACGGGACGCGGACGTACGGGACGCGGCCGGACTGGAGGGCGCACATGCCTGA
- a CDS encoding flavin monoamine oxidase family protein, translated as MPEVVVIGAGVAGLACAQRLAQAGVDALVLEARPRIGGRVRTFRPADGGPALELGAQIVHGDRNPAHTVLGPLPAAPRPSAAYVVSGRVARPMGLLARGANPPWALEGRLAAYATPGGLSVGGWLAASGATPAEAATAREWLRQTWAADPDRLDAADVAAAVRQDGGGRGEFTVPGGMELLPRALAEGLDVRTGVPVRRIGTTPEGGVRVVTGDGELTADRAVLAVPPVVVDGGLLTVDGLGPDKTAAARTLAPGDGFCAVVTLAGPAPETASVFDADGVGGFVSCRQGRPEVLIVAKSAAAACVREAAGSAVHLAALLAVALPWTRGVEAVDVETADWAADPYSGGAFCAPGPGSDRAARDWARPLGGRVFFAGEAATTGRALPWLQGAYADGRRAAQEVLEAGKQ; from the coding sequence ATGCCTGAGGTGGTCGTGATCGGAGCCGGAGTCGCGGGGCTGGCCTGTGCCCAGCGCCTCGCGCAGGCCGGCGTCGACGCCCTGGTCCTGGAGGCCCGGCCCCGGATCGGCGGCCGTGTCCGCACGTTCCGCCCGGCCGACGGCGGGCCGGCCCTCGAACTCGGCGCGCAGATCGTGCACGGCGACCGGAACCCCGCCCACACCGTCCTCGGCCCGCTGCCCGCCGCGCCCCGCCCGTCGGCCGCGTACGTCGTGTCCGGCCGCGTCGCCCGCCCCATGGGCCTCCTCGCCCGCGGCGCGAACCCGCCGTGGGCGCTGGAGGGCAGGCTCGCCGCATACGCCACCCCCGGCGGTCTCAGCGTCGGCGGCTGGCTGGCGGCGAGCGGTGCCACACCCGCCGAGGCGGCCACCGCCCGCGAGTGGCTGCGCCAGACCTGGGCCGCCGACCCCGACCGCCTCGACGCCGCCGACGTGGCGGCCGCGGTGCGCCAGGACGGCGGCGGCCGCGGCGAGTTCACCGTCCCCGGCGGCATGGAACTGCTGCCCCGCGCCCTCGCCGAAGGCCTGGACGTGCGTACGGGCGTCCCCGTCCGCCGGATCGGGACCACCCCCGAGGGCGGCGTACGCGTCGTCACCGGTGACGGCGAACTGACCGCGGACCGGGCGGTCCTCGCGGTACCGCCGGTCGTGGTCGACGGCGGCCTGCTCACGGTCGACGGGCTCGGCCCGGACAAGACCGCGGCGGCGCGGACGCTGGCGCCCGGCGACGGCTTCTGCGCGGTGGTGACCCTGGCGGGTCCGGCCCCGGAAACGGCCTCCGTGTTCGACGCGGACGGCGTCGGCGGTTTCGTCTCGTGCCGGCAGGGCCGTCCCGAAGTGCTCATCGTCGCCAAGTCCGCCGCGGCCGCGTGCGTCCGCGAGGCGGCCGGGTCGGCGGTCCACCTCGCCGCGCTGCTGGCCGTGGCGCTGCCGTGGACCAGGGGCGTCGAGGCGGTGGACGTCGAGACCGCCGACTGGGCCGCCGACCCGTACAGCGGCGGGGCGTTCTGCGCGCCGGGACCGGGCTCGGACCGGGCGGCCCGGGACTGGGCCCGTCCCCTGGG